The following is a genomic window from Methanofollis sp..
TCCCGGACACCATCCTGAACGGCCACCCGACGCAGCGCCTCCCGAACAACCTCAATGTCAGTTTCCGCTACATCGAGGGCGAGTCCGTCCTCCTCATGCTCGACGCCCACGGCATCTGCGCATCGACCGGGAGCGCGTGCAGTTCGGCGTCCCTCGAACCCTCGCACGTCCTCCTCGCGATCGGTCTCCCGCACGAGACGGCCCACGGGTCGCTCCGCCTCACCCTGGGCGACCTGACCACCGACGAGGACGTGGACCATGTCCTTGAGGTGCTCCCGACGATCGTCGAGAGACTGCGGAGCATGTCGCCCCTGTATGCGGCGCGGAACGGAGGTGTATGATGTACAACGAGACAGTGATGGACCATTTCATGAACCCGAGAAACGTGGGCGAGATGGAGGACCCCGACGGCGTCGGCGAGGTCGGCAACCCGACCTGCGGCGACATCATGAAGATCTTCCTGCGTATTCGGGACGACCGCATCGAGGACGTGAAGTTCATGACCTTCGGCTGCGGCGCCGCGATCGCCTCGTCGAGCATGGCGACCGAACTGATCAAGGGCAAGACCGTGGACGAGGCGTGGGAGATCACGAACAAAGCGGTGGCCGAGGCACTGCAGGGCCTCCCGCCGCAGAAACTCCACTGCTCCGTCCTCGCCGAGGAGGGCATCCACGCGGCGATCAACGACTACCGGAGGAAGCAGGGTCTCGAACCCCGGCCCGAGACCGGCCACGCCGCCCACGAGGAGGCCGGCGGCGATGCTGAGTGAGCACGAACGCGAACGCTACCGCCGGCAGACGATGCTCTTCGGCGAGGAGGGGCAGGAGAAACTCAAAAGAGCGACGGTCTTCGTCGCCGGTGCGGGCGGCCTCGGGTGCCCTGTCGCCCTGTACCTCGCCGCCGCGGGCATCGGTCATATCAGGATCGCGGACTGTGACACCGTGGAGACGACCAACCTGAACAGGCAGGTCCTCCACTGGGACAGAGATGTGGGGCGGGCGAAGGTCGCCTCGGCCGGCGAGAAACTCGCCGCCGTCAACCCGGAGATCGAGGTGGAGACGGCGCGGGTCGTCATCGACGCCTCCAATGTCGCCGACCTCGCCGGCGACGCAGACGTGATCGTGGACGCCATGGACAACTTCGAGACCCGCTACCTCCTCAACGAGGTCGCCCTGGCGAGGGGCATCCCCCTCGTCCACGGTGCGATCTCCGGGTTTTTCGGGCAGGCGACGACGATCATCCCGGAACAGACCCCGTGCCTCCGCTGCATCTTCCCGACGGCGCCGCCGAAGGAGACCTTCCCGGTGGTCGGCACGACACCCGGCGTCATCGGCCTCGTGCAGGCGAACGAGGTGATCAAGTACCTGACCGGGACCGGCGACCTCCTTGCCGGCCGTCTCCTCCTCTGGGACGGGACGAACTCCACGATGGAGACGATCGCCATGGAAAGACAGCCGAAGTGCCCGGCCTGCGGCCATCTGCATGAAAAGGTGTGTCCATGATAGAACTGACGCGTGACGATTTCGACGTGAACGAGATGATCGCACGGGCGAGAAAGCCGTCGATGGGTGCGCTGGTCACCTTTCTCGGCGTGGTGCGGGACGACGAGATCGAGGGCATGGAACTGGAGGCCTACGAGGAGGTCGCCCGCGCCGAACTCGGGGCGATCCGGGACGAGGCGTTTGCGACGTTCCCCGTCGAATCGGTGGACATCATCCACCGCACCGGGCGACTGAGGGTCGGCGAGAACATCCTCCTGATCATCGTCGGCGCCGGCCACAGGCAGGAGGCGTTCGCGGCCTGCGAGTACGTCCTCGAACGGATCAAGGAGAGCGTCCCCATCTGGAAGAAGGAGACGGTGAAGGGCGGGGACACCCGCTGGGTCTCCGGCCACCATGGCTGATCAGAGATAGTGCTCGTAGATCCGGTTCTTCTCCGGGTCTATGGCATAGTCCCCCGGACGGTCGAGGAGGTCGAGGGCGTTGATCTCCATGGCGATCACCTCCTCGAAGGTGTAGCACCTCCGTCTCAGTTCTCCTTCTTTCCTGTACCTCACCTCGATCCTGTCGAGGTGCTTCTCGGCGGCGACGATCCGGTGCATGCGCATATGCCGGTCTCCCCCCTCATAGCATTTGCGGGCAGGATTGATGCCCTTCCGGCCCCATACTCTTTGAGATCACTGATGACCGGCACGACAAAGAGAACGGGGGGCGGCGTCCTGCCGCAGAAGGAGAAGGGTTTTGTCTCGATACGGGTGCGGGCGCCGGCAGGCGTCCTGACGGCTGAGCAGATGGAGGCGGTCGCCGCGGTGTCGAGGAGGTTCGGGCGGGGCGATGTCGCCCTGACTCTCAGGCTCAATGCCGAGGTTCCCTGGGTCAGGCGCGAGGACGTCCCCGCCGCCGTCGAGGCCCTCGAACACGCCGGCCTTGCCGTCGGGAGCACCGGCGCAACCGTCAGGTCGGTCGTCGCCTGCAAGGGGACGTTCTGCCGCCACGGCATCGTCGACACCCAGGCCCTCGCCCGTGCCGTCGAGGAGAGTGTCGGCGGCCGCGCCCTGCCGAGAAAACTGAAGATCGCGATCGCCGGGTGCCCGAACAACTGTGCGAGGGTCCGGTTCAACGATATCGGGCTGATGGGCGAGGCGTACCCCGTCTTCGACCCGGAGGCCTGCACCCTCTGCGGCGCCTGCGCCAAGGTCTGCCGGGAGGGCGGGGCCGCCGTCGTCGACGGCACAATCCGTTTCTCGGCCAACGCCTGCATCGGGTGCGGTGACTGTATCGCCGTCTGCCCGGCAGGTGCGGTGACGGCGGAGACGAGGGGTGTCGTCGTCTATCTCGGCGGCATGGCGGGCCGCCACATCAGGACGGGCGTCCGCGCCGCAGGTCCCCTCGCGCCGGCGGACGTCCCGGCCTTCGTCCGCAGGGTCATCGACTATTTTGCCTGCCACGCAGAAAAGGGGGAGAGATTCGGAAATATGATGGACAGGATCGGGGAAGAGGAGGTCGTATCGGATCTCACTCGTCCCGTTCCCGATAGATCCTCCGGAGAGCACGGGCGATCTCGCTCTCCGGATGCGTCTCGGCGATGATCTCGGCGATCCGCACGGGGTCGGGGATTTTTCTCAGGATCACCCCGGAGAGATCCTCGTCCTCTCCCTTTCTGGCACTGAGCAGGCGCCGGTATGCCTCGTCGCTGATCTCTATGGATGGGGGAGACATCTCTCCCTTGATTATCGGATTTGTTATTATACCTTTCGTTTTTATTTTTCCCTGTTCATCAATTTGAACGCATTCGGCCTGGCCGCTGCGATTGGTATCAGGCATATCCTCCCTTTTCATCGGGTGACGGCCACGCCCCTGGCGCCACGCGTGGCATCCTGTGTTTTTTCGGCTCTGGAGATCCTCCTGAAGCGAATGTTTCATGAGCGATTCACCAGAGCCCTTTTTTCCTGTTCTGCCACGCCGGTGAAAGGCGGCACACCCCGCGCACCTCCGGCCGTATCCGCCGATCCGTGGAGAATTGCCGCACCACACACCTTATGTTGTCCGGATTCAAATACTCCTCAAAGAGGGAGGGGGCAGGTCCGGCAACGATTGGGGCCTGTCTCAGCGGGTATGGAAGAGTCTGAACATCTGCAATCGCTCGATATCGTGGAACTCCACGCTCTCAGCATCATCGCCGACAACCAGCCCGGCGTCCTCAGGGACATCGCCGCGGTGATGGCGGCGAACGCGACGAACGTGCTCACCGTCCAGCAGTCGATCATGGCATCCGGCTCCGACGCCGGGAAGGCGCTCTTTTACTTCGAGGTCGAGTGCGCCGGCGGCATCGCGGACGCGATCTCCGGTCTCCTGACGATCCCGACAGTCCGCCATGTCTCGACCCACGACACCTTCTCCAGAATCTTCGGCTCCAGAGTCATCATCATCGGTGGCGGGGCCCAGGTCGCGCAGGTGGCCCTCGGCGCTGTGAACGAGGCCGACAGACACAATATCAGGGGCGAGAGGATCTCGGTGGACACGATCCCCCTGGTCGGCGAGAAAGACCTTGCAGAGGCCGTCGACGCCGTCGCCCGCCTCCCGAGAGCCTCTATACTCGTGCTTGCCGGTTCCCTGATGGGCGGGACGATCTCCGGGGCCGTCGACAAAGTGCGGGCCGCGGGCATCCCGGTCATCGCCCTGAAGATGGCGGGGAGCGTCCCGAAACACGCCGACCTCGTCGTCACCGACCCTATCCAGGCCGGCGTCTTTGCAGTGATGCACGTCTCGAAGCGTGCGGTCTTCGATATCTATCGCGTCTGCGGACGGGAGTTCTGAGATGGACGAAACGATTATTCATCAGGCTGTGAAGGTGCTCGGGCGCGACGGTCTCGTCGTGTACCCGACAGACACGATCTACGGCCTCGGGGCCGATGCCTTCTCCGAATATGCAATCGAGCGCGTGTATGAGGCGAAGATCCGCCCACGGTCCATGCCGGTCTCGGTCTCGGTCTCCGACATCGAGATGCTCGGCGCGATCGCCTTCGTGGACAGGTTCGCCGACGCCTTCGTCGACCGCTTTCTCCCGGGTCCGGTGACCGTCATCCTGAAGGCGAAGTCCTGTCTCCCCGAGATCCTCACCGTCGGCACCGGCCTCATCGGGGTCCGCATCCCCGACCACCCGGTGCCCCTGGCGATCATCAGGGAGTTTGACGCCCCGATCACGGCGACCTCGGCGAACATCCACGGCGCCGCCGACCCGGTAACGGTCAACGACGTCCACGTCCCCCACGACTTCCTCATCGACGGGGGCAGGCTGCCGGGGACGCCGAGCACGGTGGTGGACCTGGTGAACAGGACGGTGATCCGCGCCGGCGCACAGATCGAGGAGGTGGGAGAATTCTTCCGGGAGAGGGCATGACGCCGATCCGGCTGCGCGACTTCGTCGAGGACAGGGACGGCCTGATCTACGCCGTCTCGGCCTACGACAATGCGGAGAGGGTGGGGTGCGTCCTCAGGTACGTCCCCGACCCGGCGGGGAAGCGCGTCGACCCCGCGGGCAGGCACTTTTCCAAACTCGATTTCGGGCCTGCCTTCGAGTATATCAGGGAGCACAAGCCCGAGTACCTCGACGACCTCCACCGGGTGCCGCCCGCGGACATCGTGCGGGTCTACAAGCCCGACGAGAGGATCGACTGGATCGCATCCCGCGATGAACGAGTGAAGCGCCTCCTCTCCCTCTTCGACCTCCCGGCGGGCAGCGTGGGCTGCACCGGCTCCCGCCTCCTCGGCGTGGAGAACGGGGCCTCGGACATCGACCTGGTCGTCTACGGGCCGGCCTGGTTCTCGGCGCAGGCGCAGTTGAAGCGCCTCGTCGCGGCCGGAAAGGTCCCGGCGATGAGCGAGGAGATGTGGCGGAAGGTCTACACGAAGCGCGTCCCGGAGATCTCCTTCGACGCCTTCGTCCTCCACGAGGGGAGGAAGTGGAACCGCGGCGAGTTCGGCGGCACCTACTTCGACCTGCTGTATACGCGGGCATATGATGCCCTCGCCTCGGCACCGGCCGGGAAGGGGAGGGTGCTCGGCCGGGCGACGATCGAGGCGACGGTGACAGACGCCTCCCACGCCTTCGACGCGCCCGCCGTCTACGAGGTGGAGCACGAGACGGTCTCCCGCGTCATCTCCTTCACCCACACCTACTCGGGCCAGGCACTCGCGGGCGAGACGATCGAGGCGCAGGGTGTCCTTGAACAGCACGGCGACACGCAGTGGCTCATCGTCGGCACGACCCGCGAGGCGAAGGGCGAGTATATTCTCTCGAAGACGCTGATGGAACAGGGCTGATCTCTTTTTTTTGTACGGGGGCGGGCCGATCGCCCATTATGGATAATCCTGAATAATTCGGCTATGTGAAATCCTGTTCTGGCGTGCCTGTGCCGGGGGACTACGCCCCCGGACCCCCGCTCAGGATAGGCAGGGATACGGCACTCTCCCTCCTCAGGATCTCGGGTTCGCTCTTCCCCCGTCCTATCCTGAGATCGGGGGTCTGGGGGAACGACCGAAGGGAGTCGAGAAGACGAAGTCTTCGCTGGACGAGCGATAGCGAGGAGTCCCCCGGTGGAGGGTGTGGGGAAGGTAGTGGATCGGTGTCTCTTCCGGGGGACTACCGCCCCCGGCAGCGAAAACCTACGGTCAACGGCAAATCCGAGATTTGCCAGAACAGGATAATCTTCGATTTTCCCGTATTTCTCGAATTCGCTGACGCTCATTTCCCCCGATCTCAGGATAGGGACGAGATGGGTATCTCCCTCCTCTGAATTTTCTGTACTCCCGTTCCTCGTCCTATCCTCATTTCAAGGTGCGTAGCCCTCTGGCACAGGCACGCCGACTCACTCACAACAACTCCGAAAGCCTCCGCGGTCCGGGTGCGCACCTCTCCTGGTGCGGGCACCGGGTGCACGGGGGGTTGAGGGGCTTTCGCGGTATCCGCCCCTCGTCCACGATCTTCGCGGCGGCGATCGCCCGGATCATCGCCCGCCTGTCCCGCGGGCCCGGCGTGCAGAAGCGGATCACGCCCGAGGGGACGTACTCCACCCACCCGCCCTCCACCTCGAGTCCGAGGGAGTCCTGCACGCACGCGGTGTAGCAGGCGACGCGCAGCCTGTCCGCGGCATGGACGCCGGCCTTCGGCGCCTCGCCCGCCCGCGTGATCGCGAAGCCCGGCAGGGCCGGGTCGACCTTGTCCGCGACGCCCCTGATCCCCAGGCGCTCCGAGGAGACCTGGACGTCGAAGTCCGAAAAAAGAATCCACTCTTTATCCCGGCAGTTCTCCATGCACTGCGCGAAGAGGTGGTGCTCCTCCTCGCCCGCATGGGGGAGGACGGCGAGCACCTCCTCCCAGACCTCGCCCGGGTCGAAGGGCGTGCCCAGGTGGTACGAGACCTGCTTGCAGACCGCGTACCGCGGCGGCTCCTCCCTCTCCTCCTGCCTGTCCAGGTACAGGCGGAGGGGGCAGAAATGGGCGGCCGCGACCGATCCGATCCCGACCTGCCCGCGGTCCCTGTCGGTTACGTCCATCGCACAAACCCTTAATGGGTACCTGTTTATATCTTATGCTATGGCTCAGAACGAGATTGCGGTCAATCTCCCCCAGACTCTCGACCCGGTCTATGCGAACCGCATCCAGGTCGCCTACAAGGAGGACGAGTTCACGTTCATCTTCCTCCACGAGATCCCGGGCACGAACCAGGCACGGGCGAAGGCGATCGTCTCCATCACCCCGAAACATGCAAAGAACCTCCTCTCCGTCCTCGCCCGGAGCATGAAGGACTATGAGGAGAAGTTCGGGACCATCCAACCCCCTGCGGAGAAGACCGGGGACGCGAACGTGACCATGCGGGGCTACTCGTAAGCACTGTCGCCCCCTCCCGTCGCTCTTTTTTTCGGCACCTCCTGTGCCTGTTTTATATATCTGGTCGTACTCCCATTCCGTCGGGGCCATGATCCGCCAGCTGGGCAGGTACCGGCAGATTGTCGGCGTTCTGGTGAAGTATGGGCTGGGTGCCGTTGTCGAGGGCGCCTTTCCCCCTCCGGCCGGGCCCGGGATCAGGAAAGGACCGGGGGAGGCCGCCCCCGATCCGCTGTACCGCCGGGTCCGCCTGGCGATCGAGGAACTCGGCCCCACCTTCATCAAGTTCGGGCAGATCCTGAGCACCCGCCGCGAGGTGCTGCCGCGGGGCCTTGTCGAGGAACTGGAGATGCTGACAGACACGGTGGCCCCCCTCCCCTTCGCGGTGATCAGGCCGATCGTCGAGGAGGAGTGCGGCCCGATCGCCGAGGCCTTCGCCTCCTTCGATGAAGAACCCGTTGCGGCGGCGTCCCTCGCCCAGGTCCACCGGGCCGTCCTGAAGGACGGGAGGGTCGTCGCCGTCAAGGTGCAGCGCCCCGGCATCAGGAAGGTGATCGAGGACGACCTGGAGATCCTCGCCTCCCTCGCCCGGCGGGTCGAGCGTCACCGCCCCGACCTTGCCGTCTACAACCCGACAGGCCTCGTGCAGGAGTTCGCCCTCCAGATCAGGCGGGAACTCGACTTCGTGCAGGAGGGGAAGAACGCCGCGGCCCTCGCCCGCAACCTGGAGGACTTTCCCCGCGTCGTCGTCCCCGCGATCGTCTGGGCGTACTCGGGGCCCCGCCTGCTGACCATGACCTTCATCGACGGGGTGCGGATCGACGACCTCGACGGGATCAGGGCGCTCGACGTCTCTCCGACACGTATCGCCGACATCCTGCTCAATGTGTACCTGAAGCAGGTCTTCGAGGACGGTTTCTTCCACGCCGACCCCCACCCCGGCAACCTCCTGGTGACCCGGGCCGGGTCTCTCGCCTTCGTCGACTTCGGGACCGTCGGGATACTCCGCCCCGAACGCCGGGACGCCTTCATCCGCCTCGTCTACGGCGTCGTCGACGAGGACACGGACGCGGTCGTCGAGGCCTACCGCGACCTGGGGATCGCTCCCAGGGACGGGACCGTCGACCTCTTCAAGGACGAGATCTATGCCACCCTCCGGGGCCTCGGGTCGTACGAGATCGGCATGGTGGATATCAGGGGGGTGATGGAAGAGATCCCGGAGACCCTCCGGCGCTACCACCTCCGCGTCCCTCTCTCGATGATGCAGGTGATCAAGGTCATCCTCTTCCTCACCTCGATCTGCCTGAATCTGGACCCTTCGTTTAATTTCCCGGCGCGGGCCGGACCGGCGGTCAGGAAGATCCGTATGCGCCAGATCTTTTCGGCAGAGAGACTGGAGCACATGGTGGCGTCGGTGCGCCGGCAGATCAGGGACGCGGTCGAACTCCCGCAGACGGCGAACACCACGCTCAGGAAACTCTCGGCCGGGGGCGTCTCCATCGGCATCGTGAGCGCCGACCTGGCAGACCTCGCCGCCTCTGTCAGGTACGCCGCGAATATCCTCCTCCTCGGCATGGTCGCGGCCGGTTTCGTCCTGGCGGCGGGTCTGGTCATGCTCTCCTCGGAGCGCCCTGAAAGTCCGATTCTGCGCGAGGCGATCTCCACGGTGACCTTCTCCGGTTTTGGTCTGGCGATCATCATCGCTCTCGTGGCCGTCTATCTCGTGCTGGTCAGGCGTTGAGGGGCGGTTTCCAGACCTACTCCCTCCTGCGGGAGCGCCTCCTCATCCCCGCGGCCCTCGCCCTCCTCCTTGCCGCGCTCTTCCTCGCCCTCCCCTGGAGAGGCGGGGGTCCGGGCCCCCACCGATGAGTATCTTTATAATTCCGCGGGGTCAATATGATAGAGTACCTGCCGCCGTGGCTTAGCGGTATAGCGGCTGATTCGTAATCAGCAGGTCGAGGGTTCAATTCCCTCCGGCGGCTTCAAGGATCTGTTTCCTTAATCCCTTTTTGAAAAGAAACCTTCAACGCACGTATTTTCTAAGGATAGATCTTCCGAAGTTTTTACGGTGCGGCACCGCACCGGATCATCACCGTTCTGAAAAATAAGTCTTTTCCTTTGCCTTTCAAGGGTCGTGGATCGATGTGTGGTTATGGGGGAGTCCTCCGCTGGTACACGGGGGATCGGTGTCTGCGCCCCCCTTTCCCCCGTCCAACCTGCGTGTCTTCCCTTTCAACTCCTGGAGGACGGACGTGTAATAATTCACAAAAGAGTATTTTGTTGTGGTGACTTCCACAACGAGGGGGTGACTTATAGAGTTTATGGTAACTTCTCGTTTTGCATTTGTTTTTTGTATGCTTCCGCGTGGCTCATCATCCACTCGGCGATAGAGATAAACTGATGCGGCGACATTCGGATGTCGATGATCTGGTTCCGTCTAATCCTACCGATATTCATCACTCCTGTTTTTTCCTCGACCCTGGGTTCGAAGTTGTCGAGATAGAATACAATCTGACCCCCATTGGGATCCAACCCTCCATAGGCGCCGGTTACATAGGCCGTCCTAAATTGGGGATCATTGCTCAGGGCATATGATGGCTCCTCTTTCGTTTCCTGATCAGTCATTTTTTACCTCGGCGTACTGGGGGCCTGAACTCGACGAGACGTCATATGATGGTCCCGGGATTTTTAGCCCGACACTTTCTGGACCGTGGAGTCTGTTTTGTTCGAGTGGTTCGAGTGTGTTGTTCCAGTTTGCCATGTCAATCCTATCCGCGATATCTATTTTCTGGAGAATTTTTTCTGTCTTTTTTGTATTTATTGAATAGAAGAGTATATCTCTTCGAGAGATGTAATTCGGCAGATTGTCACTTTGATCAATCTTAAAATCATTTTGATCCCACTTTTGTTTGTAATACGGCATAACGTCCTTCAGACTCAACCCGGGTGTGGTCTCTGTGCTCTGCTGTGAACGTTCAGGCAGAAGATCCTCATAAATCGTAGCAAACAGGTTTGTACCCATCGCTGTTGGTTCGTAGTAGATCTTCCGGCGATCTCCTATGTCCTTGACCTGCACCTTCCTGGCCACAAGGCCCCCATTAACCAGATCCTTCAGGATCGGTGCCATAGTGTTTGGATTTGCCCCAAATTGCTCCTTCACTTCGTTGAAATATTTCTGCCCTTCAGTAGTCAGTGCAATATATACTGCCCATCTTTGACCGCTTGAGAGGGCATTGAATGCCTCGCGGATTTCCAACGGCACGAGGTTGAGATATCGCTCGACTACCTCCTCATTCATCATTCACTCACTCCCAGCAATTTCAGTTATAGATTCCTAACTGATATGAATTTTTTTGTTTATCTTGGTGTCGATCACCAATACCCCCTGAAGCAATCAGTCCGTCAAAGTAATACCCTCACCCACCCCAACCCGTTTTGATGCTTACCCCCCTCTCCACAATCGATATCATAAATGCACGTCTTGCACGATTAGAATCCCTCAAAGCGCAGACCCCAATAGGAATCTACGGATCTTTTTATAATAACCGAAAGGAGGATCTGATCCGTCTGCGCGACTCTCTCCGGAAACTTGGATATAACGCCCGGATATCGGAGGATCTTGATGGTGGAAGTGGAAATATAGGTGGGATAAGCAAGTCTGTTTGGGACAGGGAATTGAGCGAACGCCTGATTAATGAAAGTGATGCCCATATTTTTGTAGTACCTCGGCGCCGAGAAGGAGAGTCAGATACTCTCATTCAATCAGTATCCATGGAACTAGAGCGTCTTAATACCCTGATAGAGTGTGGGACTAAGAAAAATCAACAGATTGCTGTGTTTTATGAACTTGGCCTGATGGATCTTAAAGAATGGGGAGTGGGTGCAGTATTCAGAGGTTTAATTGATCGTTCGCAATCTTGGACCGTGGGGGAGTTTGAAAGAATCAATGATCTCCTGCCGCAGGCGCGTTCATTCTGTTTCGATGCCCTGTACCGCCTAGGTCGCTAATTTGTGGGTTTATCCCACTTTTCTCAAGCCCCGTGGATCGTAGCCTCATCGGGGTAATGTTTTCTGACATTGCTTGTTGGTTTGTGCCCGCCCCTGTCGCGGGAATGATGCCCTCTGGTGGCTTCTGCGCGTGCGAGCCTTCCGGCGGCTCTGTTTCTTTTGTTCGGGTTTTTTTGAAAACAGAGTTTTTTTGTGCCTCTGATACTCGTTATGGTCGGCGCAACACTTTTAAATCAACACTGTTGATTGTGGTATACCCTGCGGAGGATGAACCGCACTGCGCAAGGCGTGTCGCCAGGATGTACCGGCCGCATGTCCGGCGCCATCATCATCCCTCTGTCAATCCCATGATCTCGTCGTATTTCTGCCAATCCACATCTGCGTCTACCGACTATCGAGCTGGTCTTTCGATCCGGTGTGCGTCATTCATGTTGATCGTCA
Proteins encoded in this region:
- a CDS encoding molybdenum cofactor biosynthesis protein MoaE, coding for MIELTRDDFDVNEMIARARKPSMGALVTFLGVVRDDEIEGMELEAYEEVARAELGAIRDEAFATFPVESVDIIHRTGRLRVGENILLIIVGAGHRQEAFAACEYVLERIKESVPIWKKETVKGGDTRWVSGHHG
- a CDS encoding MarR family winged helix-turn-helix transcriptional regulator, translating into MMNEEVVERYLNLVPLEIREAFNALSSGQRWAVYIALTTEGQKYFNEVKEQFGANPNTMAPILKDLVNGGLVARKVQVKDIGDRRKIYYEPTAMGTNLFATIYEDLLPERSQQSTETTPGLSLKDVMPYYKQKWDQNDFKIDQSDNLPNYISRRDILFYSINTKKTEKILQKIDIADRIDMANWNNTLEPLEQNRLHGPESVGLKIPGPSYDVSSSSGPQYAEVKND
- a CDS encoding HesA/MoeB/ThiF family protein; amino-acid sequence: MLSEHERERYRRQTMLFGEEGQEKLKRATVFVAGAGGLGCPVALYLAAAGIGHIRIADCDTVETTNLNRQVLHWDRDVGRAKVASAGEKLAAVNPEIEVETARVVIDASNVADLAGDADVIVDAMDNFETRYLLNEVALARGIPLVHGAISGFFGQATTIIPEQTPCLRCIFPTAPPKETFPVVGTTPGVIGLVQANEVIKYLTGTGDLLAGRLLLWDGTNSTMETIAMERQPKCPACGHLHEKVCP
- a CDS encoding 4Fe-4S dicluster domain-containing protein — protein: MTGTTKRTGGGVLPQKEKGFVSIRVRAPAGVLTAEQMEAVAAVSRRFGRGDVALTLRLNAEVPWVRREDVPAAVEALEHAGLAVGSTGATVRSVVACKGTFCRHGIVDTQALARAVEESVGGRALPRKLKIAIAGCPNNCARVRFNDIGLMGEAYPVFDPEACTLCGACAKVCREGGAAVVDGTIRFSANACIGCGDCIAVCPAGAVTAETRGVVVYLGGMAGRHIRTGVRAAGPLAPADVPAFVRRVIDYFACHAEKGERFGNMMDRIGEEEVVSDLTRPVPDRSSGEHGRSRSPDASRR
- a CDS encoding DUF5612 domain-containing protein; protein product: MEESEHLQSLDIVELHALSIIADNQPGVLRDIAAVMAANATNVLTVQQSIMASGSDAGKALFYFEVECAGGIADAISGLLTIPTVRHVSTHDTFSRIFGSRVIIIGGGAQVAQVALGAVNEADRHNIRGERISVDTIPLVGEKDLAEAVDAVARLPRASILVLAGSLMGGTISGAVDKVRAAGIPVIALKMAGSVPKHADLVVTDPIQAGVFAVMHVSKRAVFDIYRVCGREF
- a CDS encoding nucleotidyltransferase domain-containing protein, giving the protein MTPIRLRDFVEDRDGLIYAVSAYDNAERVGCVLRYVPDPAGKRVDPAGRHFSKLDFGPAFEYIREHKPEYLDDLHRVPPADIVRVYKPDERIDWIASRDERVKRLLSLFDLPAGSVGCTGSRLLGVENGASDIDLVVYGPAWFSAQAQLKRLVAAGKVPAMSEEMWRKVYTKRVPEISFDAFVLHEGRKWNRGEFGGTYFDLLYTRAYDALASAPAGKGRVLGRATIEATVTDASHAFDAPAVYEVEHETVSRVISFTHTYSGQALAGETIEAQGVLEQHGDTQWLIVGTTREAKGEYILSKTLMEQG
- the nifU gene encoding Fe-S cluster assembly scaffold protein NifU; translation: MYNETVMDHFMNPRNVGEMEDPDGVGEVGNPTCGDIMKIFLRIRDDRIEDVKFMTFGCGAAIASSSMATELIKGKTVDEAWEITNKAVAEALQGLPPQKLHCSVLAEEGIHAAINDYRRKQGLEPRPETGHAAHEEAGGDAE
- a CDS encoding aminotransferase class V-fold PLP-dependent enzyme, which codes for PDTILNGHPTQRLPNNLNVSFRYIEGESVLLMLDAHGICASTGSACSSASLEPSHVLLAIGLPHETAHGSLRLTLGDLTTDEDVDHVLEVLPTIVERLRSMSPLYAARNGGV
- a CDS encoding Dna2/Cas4 domain-containing protein — protein: MDVTDRDRGQVGIGSVAAAHFCPLRLYLDRQEEREEPPRYAVCKQVSYHLGTPFDPGEVWEEVLAVLPHAGEEEHHLFAQCMENCRDKEWILFSDFDVQVSSERLGIRGVADKVDPALPGFAITRAGEAPKAGVHAADRLRVACYTACVQDSLGLEVEGGWVEYVPSGVIRFCTPGPRDRRAMIRAIAAAKIVDEGRIPRKPLNPPCTRCPHQERCAPGPRRLSELL
- a CDS encoding AarF/ABC1/UbiB kinase family protein — translated: MIRQLGRYRQIVGVLVKYGLGAVVEGAFPPPAGPGIRKGPGEAAPDPLYRRVRLAIEELGPTFIKFGQILSTRREVLPRGLVEELEMLTDTVAPLPFAVIRPIVEEECGPIAEAFASFDEEPVAAASLAQVHRAVLKDGRVVAVKVQRPGIRKVIEDDLEILASLARRVERHRPDLAVYNPTGLVQEFALQIRRELDFVQEGKNAAALARNLEDFPRVVVPAIVWAYSGPRLLTMTFIDGVRIDDLDGIRALDVSPTRIADILLNVYLKQVFEDGFFHADPHPGNLLVTRAGSLAFVDFGTVGILRPERRDAFIRLVYGVVDEDTDAVVEAYRDLGIAPRDGTVDLFKDEIYATLRGLGSYEIGMVDIRGVMEEIPETLRRYHLRVPLSMMQVIKVILFLTSICLNLDPSFNFPARAGPAVRKIRMRQIFSAERLEHMVASVRRQIRDAVELPQTANTTLRKLSAGGVSIGIVSADLADLAASVRYAANILLLGMVAAGFVLAAGLVMLSSERPESPILREAISTVTFSGFGLAIIIALVAVYLVLVRR
- a CDS encoding L-threonylcarbamoyladenylate synthase; translation: MDETIIHQAVKVLGRDGLVVYPTDTIYGLGADAFSEYAIERVYEAKIRPRSMPVSVSVSDIEMLGAIAFVDRFADAFVDRFLPGPVTVILKAKSCLPEILTVGTGLIGVRIPDHPVPLAIIREFDAPITATSANIHGAADPVTVNDVHVPHDFLIDGGRLPGTPSTVVDLVNRTVIRAGAQIEEVGEFFRERA
- a CDS encoding DUF3467 domain-containing protein, which encodes MAQNEIAVNLPQTLDPVYANRIQVAYKEDEFTFIFLHEIPGTNQARAKAIVSITPKHAKNLLSVLARSMKDYEEKFGTIQPPAEKTGDANVTMRGYS